A region of the Pseudobacteriovorax antillogorgiicola genome:
GCAGCGATCCCATCGTTGCCATTTGGTGGGGTGGGCGCTAGTGGCATGGGTTGCCATCATGGTTTTGAAGGATTCAAAAACTTTTCTCATGGCAAGGGTGTGCTTGAGGCGGGTGAAGGTGGAATCACAGCTGCATTCTATCCTCCTTATGGCGAGCTTGCGGATCTGGTGATTGCGGCGGCTCTACAGCCTAAGTAAAGGCTTTTAGCAGTTCAATCATGTGATCAATGAACAATAGATAACTTGCAGTGAGCGATTCCGGATTATTGCCTGGCTCACTGCTTTTTCGAAATCTCGCTTCAGTCCCATTTCTGCGTCAAAATTTCAATGTGCTTTCGCACATAATACCTCTAGCATTTATAGTCTCAATGTTTTAATGGTGGAAGGGTCAAGTCGTTTAGAAGCTTTAGCTCGCATCGATTAAGGGGAGCATAACCTTCCGGCAAGGCTTGGTTAAAAATTACGAGGAGATAGTACAATAAGTACAGCGACGAGTATTTTTTGAGCGTAACGCAGTTCGGAAGGTTATGCTCCCCTTAATAGGAAACCAGTTTATGCGCAATATCAAGACACCTCGCACAAGACTCCGAGGCCTAGTCACAGAAGACCTTACCAGTCTCATAGAACTTATGCAGGACAATGATATCGTGAAGCACACAGGTTGGCGAAAACCAATGGCCGAGGATATAATTGCCGAGAAGTTAGAGGCGTGGAAGGCTCTCGAAGGAAATTTAGGGGTTTGGGGAGCTGAACACTTAGCTGACAAGGAACTCGTAGGCTGGTTTATGATGAGGTATGTTGAAGATCAGGCCCCTGAGTTAGGCTTTATGATTCGAAAGAAGTATTGGCAGCAGGGTTTTGCATCCGAAATTGCTGGAACATTACTCGACTATGGGCACCATGAGCTGAAACTCCAAAAGATTTTAGCTCAATGTGATCGTACCAATATTGCCTCTCAGAAGACTCTGGAGCGCTGCGGTATGAGCCTTGTGAGAGAGGATGACGAGACTTGTTTCTACGAAAGTTGTCAGAACTATTAAGGGGAGCATAACCTTCCGGACAAGGCATGGTTAAAAAATACGAGGAGATAGTACAATCAGTACCTGACGAGTATTTTTTGAGCGTAACGCAGTACGGAAGGTTATGCTCTCCTTAATAATATCACTATCGAGAAACATAAATGAAATGGTCGAGGCCGATATCAGAAAGTTCAGCTCGCATTCAAAAATCAATTGAATTTATCAGAGATAATATCAGTCGAAGCATCACCGTAGCGGATGCAGCTAAGATAGCTTGCTACAGCGAATATCATTTTCAACGACTATTTAAAGATGAAGTGGGTGAAAGTTTTGGTGCATATGTAACCCGCAAGAAACTGGAAACAGCCGCAATAAAAATTGCTTATGGCAGAGACGTAAATCTAACGGATATCGCTTTCAGATATGGCTACTCGTCTCTCTCTAACTTCTCGAAGGCATTCGAGAGATTTTTTGGAGTTCGACCAAGCGAAATTCGTGATCTCATTGTCAAGCCCCCAAAGAAGCCAGGAAAACTTCAAGATCGCTACAGCAAAGAGCTTGTTTCTAAGGAGATGTTTACCGATGAACCTCACCCCACGGAAGAGGGCTTGAAGGTTCGGTTTCGAAATGTCGAAGATAACCTTAAGATCACAATGGTAGAGCCCTTTGATGTCATTTTTCTATCGAGTCGGAAGGGCTACGAGATAGAAGGAGTCCAGGGTCTTTGGCAAGAGATTGAAGACTATCTTCAGGATTTAAACCTGCCAAGTGAGCAAGTTGATCGCTTTGCCATTTGCCATGATCATCCTGCGCTATTTCCAAAAGAAAAATGCCGTTACGATGCTTGCCTTAGGTATCAACCTGGCTTAGAGGCTCTGCCATTTCTTAGAACAACGATTCCTGGCGGCAGATTTGCAGTCTTTTCATGCAAAGGGCCACCGGAGGCTGTGCTTGATCAGTATATTGAGTTTTCAAAAGTATGGTTGCCGAGAAGTGGCTACGAACCAACAGATTTTCCTGTGGTTGATCACCTGCTACCACCCGATCGAGCACCCTATATTCAGGAATTATGGCGTCATATCAGTAGGGTATAGGGATAGCATTCTGGGATCACCAAGTCCGCAGCCTAGGATTACCACTTTTTCAACTGAATCCCCGAAACTTCTAGTGACAAGAAATTGAAGCTAGGAGATTCTCATGGACTTTTTAAAATTAGATGCGATAGGGCAGGCCGAAGCCATTAGAAACGGTGATCTTGATCCAAAAGAATTGATGGCTGCTGTGCTAGCAGTGATTGAAGCAAAAAATCCTACGATCAATGCAGTTTGTTCCGTAGCTATGGAAACTGCTTGGGAGAAGTCTAGCCAGCGCCTCCAAGGGCCCTTTGCGGGGGTTCCATTTCTTATCAAAGATCTGCTGCCTTATCCGGGGATGAGAAACTCGTTTGGCTCACGGCTGTTCGCTAGTCACATGGCGACAGAAGCTCCAGACTATGTCTCAGCCATTGATCAGTCTGGATTGATATGTATTGGCAAGACAGCGGCCTCTGAGTTTGGTCTGCTCGGTAGCACCGAGAGTATTTTAGAGGGGGTTTGTAAAAATCCTTTAGACTTGTCTCGTTCTCCAGGGGGATCTAGTGGCGGGGCCGCTGCTGCTGTGGCCTCTGGTATGGTAGCCATGGCTCATGCTAGCGATGGAGGAGGTTCGATTCGAATTCCTGCATCCCACTGCGGATTATTTGGGTTTAAGCCCAGTCATGGCAGAAGTCGGTCCGCTTTGATGGCCCCTGAGCCCTATCCTATTCCGTTATTGGTTGACCACTGTATTAGCCGAACAGTACGCGATAGTGCGCAATTTCTTGCCATTACCGAAAACACGAGCAAGAGTCGCATCTACGCGCCTATCGGTTATGTCAGTGGGCCTCGCAAGATCCAGTACACCATTGGCTACTATCTTGATGACACTTCTGGCAACCCAGCTCCGATGGATGCACAACGGGTACTCAAGGAGACTATCAGTCGATGTCGAGACTTGGGGCACAAACTTGTGGAGTTACCTAGCCCGAAAGTGGACGCAGAGATGCTTGGCGAGGCTTTTTTTGCGTTTGCAGGATCTGCTATCGACAATATCTCACAGATGATGGCACCCTTTCTCCCGTCACCGATTGATGACAAGCTCTTGGAGCCATTTACATTGTGGGTGATGAACAAGTTTCAAGGGACCAGTTCAGAAAGATTGGTTACACTAGCTAAGATTCTAAAGGAAACCCACATAATGATGACGGGTTTTTTACAGCAGGTTGATATGGTTCTAAGTCCAACACAGCCCGGCGAAGCTAGACCAATAGGATATCTATCCCCAGACTTGGACCCTGAGCTGCTAATGACGCGAACCCAAAGCCTAGCTGGATTTACTGTACTCTATAATATTGCAGGGGCTCCGGCAATGTCTCTACCAATAGGAGTAGGAAGCTCGGGATTACCTATCGGAAGCCAGTTTGCAAGTTCTGCAGGGCGGGATGAAGACCTATTGAACCTAGCTTATCAACTGCTTACTTGAAGATAGTTTTAGGAGGTTGAGATAAAAATAGCATTTAAGAAGATTAACAACTACGAGTATGAGCTTGGTATCCAGAGGGATGATGGTCGTCAAGAAGCTAAGGTATGCGAGATCCGAAGTCTTCTTTATCACGACTTTACCCATTTCGCCTTTGAGCTTGAGATAGGATCACAGAAAGGCTTCTGGGGCTCTTTAGCGAGCGGCTAGACCCTATCTGAACTGTCAGACAGTAGCATGCTAAAGGACCTTGGTGAAGATTCAGAGGTCTTAAAGATAGAGAAGGCGGTGGCAATTTTTCAAGGACTGCCGAAAGGGAGAAGTGCAGAAAGCATTGTCTTGGCATATCATCAGCAAAGGGAAAACTTTGTATGGGCGGAGTCGCGCTGGTTCGAGCGTGCATTCGTGGATCGTATCGATCAAAGGCTTAAGAGGCTTGTCGGTCAATGGAAGGCAACTGCATATGGCTCGTCTATGGAGCTGTTTTGGGAATACAAAGGCTAGCCTAGAATTCTAGCTAACTTTTCACATGGAATGTAACCGGAGATAATCAAGTTTTTCTTCCTCTTTCTGCTTCTAAACAGAATGCTAGGGCTGCTAGTGATGCCAGCATCACTAGCAGCCTTAAAGCTCGCGTTATATAGCCGGATGTAGTCAGCAACGGAAGCCAGTTGCTTTAACTTTAACCTGTCCTGGCCTACGCCAAGAAGTTTAACTCTTTGCCTAGACAGACAGCGTAGATCGCGAAGCTGCTGCCTGCAAGGAAGACAGTCTTCTTTGAATACAACGAGTACTTCACCAGATTTAAGGTTAAGCTGCAAGGGGAAGCTTACCTTTTGCTGATAGTCGTACACACTTATCGATACCTGAGCGGCTGAAATGGCCGTAGGTATCGTATATAATGCTATTTGAAGTGCAAATTCTCTAATCACTGTTTAGCTAGCGTCTCGCATGTACCATTGTCAAAGTGATCATCATGAGCGTATTTAATTCTAACCTCTGTCATGGTGTCAAGTAGCTGTTGTTGATCGGCTCCGAATATCTTTAACCAGGCGCCTGGAGACTTCTCATCCTCTCCAAGCAGATAATCTTCATCACTTTCTTGTGGCAATGTGACTTTGAAACTATCATGTGAGTGTCCTTCATGGTTAAAGCTAGATCGAAAGTAGAAGGCTTCACCATCGACTAGTTTTTCATGAGCTACGAGGTAGATGTGACACTCGGGATCTGTTCCATTGAAAATACCAAAAGGATCTTCGCCCTTGAAGTGTGTGAGGTGATTGGTGCTGGGGTCAAGAGCATTGATCTGGTCAATACTATCGACATTTTCTGGTAGTATGAGACCTTTGCTAATGGAAAGCTCTTTGCACTGGTCCGTATGAAAGTGATTGCCGTGAAGCCATTTAATTTTAGCATAAGAAAGCTGGCTTGAATGGTAGACGTTTCCGTTGAAGCCAAGGGCAATCTGGCTTCCATCGGCAAGCTCTGCACTTACCACCGATTGAAATTCATTTGGTAAATCCACTAGAAAATAGCTGTGGCCATCACCGTCGTGGTTGAATGAACTGCGAATAATCCATTGAGTCTGCTGACTCACTGGATTTATGGTTTTACCCATCAGATAGACTTGGCAGGAGTTGCCTTGCTCGCCAGATGCGAACACGGGGTTGCTTCCTGAGAAGACGAACTGACTTGCGGCAACAGGGTCCACCTCATTCACCTGATCCCAGCTTGAAAATGATGGTGGCAATTCTCCTTTCTCAGGTTCATCTTGTAATTTCTTATTGGCATCTTCGTCGCTATCATTGGCATCGGCATTGTTTCCTACTTCCGCTGGAGGACTGTCTTTAGAATCGTTATCACTGCCGCATGAAATAGCCAATGCTGCAAAAGCCAGAACAAAAGTTTTCATAAGTTTTCTACTCCCCACTTGTCATTTAAGAAACACTGTTATACACACTAATGCAAATGTTTGCAAATCTTGATTTGCATAGGTTAAAACCAAACGAGGAGATCTATATGTCTATCAGACATCTTTTGTGCATTGGCAGTGTTAGTTTAGCTTTCAGCACAGGAGCACTAGCTTCAGACGATCATGACCACGACCATGGCGGCGAATTTGACTTTGATGAGTTTGCGCTGGTTTTGGAGGGCCAAGATTTTGATGGGGAAGCCTGTTACCTAGGAATAATCGAAGAATCTGTTGATAAAGAGGGGAATACTACATTATTAGTTGAGACTAGCTTTGCTCATGGGACCGAAGTACCAGGCGAATTTGAGGTAGTTTTAACGGAAGGTTCAGAGCGAGTCTTGTCTTCGAACGAGAACGGCAGTCAGTTCGCTCTATTCTTCGACCAAGATGCCAGCGTCTCAGGTGCGAGCCAATATCTGGTGAGATGGCCCCATGATGATCACTTTCATACCGATGGATGCTATAACCTCGGGTTGATGGAACTCTAACCTTGTTTTGACCTGCTGCGAAGGAACAGGTGGCTCAATATATGCCAATAGTAGTGTGTATTTATGACTTAATTTATTGGGCTCCCTAGCAACTGGCGGATGCATATTAATACCAGTATTTGCAACTAATTTTTCCTTCGCAGTTTCATCTTTACTTTGATCTACAACTCCTGTCTCTCCATGGGGCGGGAGTTTCCGGAGAATCATGAATAAGTTTCTAGCTCTGTTCAGTTTGATATTTTGCCCGCCTCTCATAGCTAATCCAAAAAATGATGAAGAGCATAAAAGGGATTTTCCTAAAGACGAGCCCCTCGAAGTGATCGAAGTCGTCAGTGATCGCATTGAGCCTTTGACTAAAGAGCTGAAGGAGGACGCCACAGCAAAAACTGAAGTGCTAAGCGGGGATGGTCTTCGAAAATTCGGAGCACAAACCTTGGCTGATGCCATTCGTCAGGCCATAGGTGTTGATACGCAGATGTTTTGCGCGAACTGCGGGGCGAAGCGAATCTCGATCAACGGTCTTCGGGGAGAGCATACAACGATCTTAGTCGATGGCTTCCCGATGCATTCTACAGTGTCGTCATTCTACGGGATCGACGCAGTTCCTATGATAGGAATCGAAAAGATAGAGGTTCATCGCGGTGCCGGCGCCTCGTTGGAGGTTGCGGAGTCCATTGGTGGGGCGATCAATCTCATCAGCCAGGAACCGGTACGGGACTCTATCAGCTTTGATTTTGAACAGGGTTCTGCTGGGAGTCGCCAGACGAGCATCCTTGGGTCTGCAGTGTGGCAGAGCGGACACCTGATGCTTACAGTTTTTGATGGCTTTTCCCCTCACTGGGATATCGATGACAACCACGTCGCGGAATCTCCCCAAAGAAGCACAAGAGCTGTGAGTGGTCAGTTTAAAGTCGATCTTGGCAGTCATTCACGATTGAGTGGTCGCGTTTCCCAGTCAAGCCTTGAAACCATTGGTGGCAATACCGAAGGGTTTAAACCAAATGCCTATTCACCAATTCAAGCCGAGACAACGGACTTTGATGCTGGAGATGTGAGGCTCGACTATATCGGCGATATCCATCGCATCACCGAACTGATCGAGGTGAAGCGCTCAGAGCGGGCCCTGCGCTGGGACCTTAGCCTTAGTAATGAGGCCTCACTGGCAGTGATGGCCTCCCAAACGACGCAAAACCAAGATGGGATCTACTCCCATGCGTTTGACTACAATAATGAAGATAAGATTGACTTTGCTAGCATGACCTATCGGCACCTGGTAGGGGATCATCTCCTTTCCCTCGGGGTCGATTACAAGGACCAGCGCATGACGTCTTTTTCTCAGGCACTCTATGTGGATCGCAGCCCTCCTTTGAGTGCCGATAACTTCGTGTTTTATAGTCGTGGAGTCTACCTCATGGATGAATGGCAGGTAAATTCTGATGTTATGATCAATCTGGCACTCAGAACTGATCAGCTGGACGTCCGCTGGCGTGAGCTTGGAGAGGAGTTAAGCGAACAGGTTGTGGCACCCCGTATGTTGGCCTTGGTAGACCACACGGAGCATATTAGTTCGCGACTAGCTATAGGCCTAGGCTACCGACCACCACTTACCCTGTTCGAGTCTGAGCATGGCAACAGCCATGATGGTTTCGTGGTCGACATTGATGAAATAGAGCGGGCTGAATCTGCAGTCTATGCATTTAGCTTAAACTATCCTGCATGGTTTAGCACCTGGAGTGCTCACTATACAAAGCTCAAAAATATGTCCTACGGCATTGACCGCATCTCGCAGGGTCTTCCCATCCTGTTTGTTAACGCCGACGAAAATTTTGAAATTTATGCGTTCGATTGGTTCTTTGGGGGTAAGCCCAGCCATGATACGGAAGTCCAAATAGGAGTGGAGAGGTTCCTTTTTAGTGATAGCTATGCGGAAAAGCTCCCCACAGCAGCCATTGAGTTCCAAGCGTCGTTGGATGCCTCCTTAAAACATGACTGGGGTCAATTTGATAGTCAGGTCACATATGTGGGGCCTCGTAACCTGGCTCGATATGGCTATGATGAGCACTTCAACGTGTATAACACCGACGTTACTAGCGATCAGTTTGGCCAAGTATCAGAGCCCAAGTCGACCCAGGTGCCTGGCTATGTTCTGGCCCATCTTGGATATCAACTGCCTTTGGGCTCTCATTTTGAGCTGAAGCTGCGCGTGACGAACCTTCTGGATTTTACTCAGACATCCTGGGGTGATAGCCCAGCTACCTGGCACTGGCATGAGACTCATGCTCACTTCGATAATTTCCATACCTGGGGGCCCTTGCAGGGCCGTGAATATGTTATCGGATTGCGGGGGAGCTGGTAGCGTAAGGTGGCGAGCTACGTTCTCAATCATAGGACTTCTTCGTGCGGGCCAAAGCCCGCTCGCGACGTTCCGCAGCATCGACGATTTTGATGATTTCTGGGGCATTGAGCAGAATATCAATGATATGCATTTTAAGGTGTCTGGTATCGATCGGCTCTACATCGTAGATTCCAACTTCTAGTAGGCGACGACATACAAGGCGCCTAAGCTCGTCTTGTTCGACTCGCCATTCTTCAATGACCTTCTTCACTTCTTTGGAGTCGAAGGCTTGCTTAACGAAAATGAAAACTGGTATCGCCGAAGTGTACACCGAAGGCACCCTTGTGCTGTATGTTGTTCTCTTTGACCTTCCTCAGATTATCGGTAATTCCTCATAGGGATTGAGCCAACGGATTTGCTTGCAGCTTGACCCTAGGGCTGAAGCTGGAGCAAATCGTTGTCTCTAATTGCGTTAAGGCTGAATGTTTAAGAAATGTCAAAGTAAGCAGGGCCTCTTTGCATGACCAGTTCTATACTTTAGTCTTTTACTAATAGTAAGATATCACATAAGTAATTAATTGTATTAATCAATTGGTGGATGTTGAACAACTGTTTTAGTCTGATCCATCTACTCCGATTTAGACTAATTACTTAATCAGTCTGATCGAAAGCGCTTTCTAATATGCGTTGTGCCCTAGGAGACCTACACGCAATGTTTTTTAGAATCATTTTTATCTGGTTTATCACAGGGTGGTCGAGCTTAGCACAGGGGAATCTAGCAGCGAAACAAGGAGTCATAGACCTTACCGAATGGGACCTGCTATCAAAACCAGTTCTTACCCTAAAGGGCGAATATGGATTTTATTGGGCTAGAGACGATGACGAAACAAGTATTTCAGACCGGTTGGACTACAGAGTCATTCCCAATACCTGGGATCAATCGCTGGCACCGTCTACCCAGCCTAAGAATGGGGTCCCGACGTTCAGGCTGCATGTCCTGCTGCCTGATGTGAGTTCAGAAATTGGGATCGTTTTTCGTGAAATTGCGATTGTTCACAAAGTACTGATTGGCGGCCAGCCTGTATTTTCTTTAGGGCCTCCAGGAGTCATTCCTGATATTCACCGATCTAGCATCTCCTGAGAGAAATCTTTATTCACCTTTTCAAGAACTCTTTAGATCACGGTATTGAATCACCTCACTGTAGACGTTCGAAGGGTAAATCCGTAACAGGAGAAATATTCATCAAGTTAAGGCCATCGGAGGAGAATCTGGTGATTGAGGTTTGGGATGATGGTCAAGGCTTGAACATTGAGAAGATTCGTCGAAAGATGAACCCCAGTTCCGCTGCGTTGACTAGCAAAGATCTCGCGCATGCTATTTTTCAATCTGGGTTTTTGACAAAAAACCAAGTGAATCATGTCTCCGGGCGAGGCATCGGCATGGATGCTGTCCGCAACTCTCTGGAGAGTCACGGTGCTTCCATTCACATAAAGCTTCGCCCAGAGGATTATGGGTGTGATCAGTTTACGGTCTTTAGCTTCGTTATAGCTATCCCTAGGGGCTACTTTGTCATCCAGCAGGACTAAAGCCGGATTCAAACTGACTAGTGACTAAGCATACAGCGATGTCCTAGGGCTATGGCTCACCTCTACCAGTGGCACTTTAGGGGTACAAGGCGTCGAGTGTCGCAATGTCGTCAGCTGAGAGGTCGTTGGTGCCATTGCAATATCCCATGACGGAATCACTATCGAAGTCGTCTCCGAAGTATACAATGTGCCCCGCTTCAGGGGCTGATTCTCCAGTTTGGCAATTTACTGGGGCATCGGTCCGAGCATGCTCGTGGCGAAGACCGAGTGCGTGACCAAACTCGTGAACGTCGGTACCCACGTACTGGGCGGGGTCAATAAACATATTGAAGTTATCAGCAGGGGTGATGTCCGTACAGTCACTAAAACTATCAACGCCAGGCCCTAGCTGGCTACACCCGGTAACATTGCCAATGAAAATGAGTGTCCAAAAATCCACTGGCGTGAGACCGATGCGAATCGCTGGTGAAGGTGTGTTGTTATCGCATTCTCCCCAACCCGTGAATCGAATGTTCTGGGTTTGATTGTAGTTCCGAGTGACACGACGTTGCACATCCAAAGCAACCGCAGGGTGATCTGCAGAATTGGTGAAGCAGACAGGAATCGCTCCTGGATTGGGCCACAGATTACTGTTGTCAGCTATGCCACTTGGGCTTGAGTGCTGAGTCTCAGCGCCGCAGGAATTAATTAAAACAAGCGCTAGTAGTGTTGAAAAACGTCTCATTGTTAATGTCCTCTTTAGTATTTATCTATTTTTTAAATAGTTCTTTAAGGAGATTAACTCAACGCTTTAGTTAATAGATTCGTTTAGAATTGTTGAAATGAAGTCATGGATTAAATTATGCAATAGTGGCATTATTTTTTACTGGACTCAAGGGTGCTTCAGTAGTGGTGGGAGAAGGGAAAGCCAAATGGCTTCCCTTGCCATTGATCTTAAACTTTAACCATCAACTTACCAACGTTGTCGCCAGTGAAGAGCATGTTCAATGCTTCAGGTAGTTTCTCAAAACCTTCAACAACAGTCTCTTTATGCTTGATCTTGCCTTCTATCATCCACTGGCCAAGTTCTTTAACAGCTTCGCCCATGCGCTCTTGATAATCCAAGATGATAAAACCCTGGAGCGTGACTCGCTTCATCAAAAGCTGCGAGAAATTATAAGGGCCAGGAACTGGTTTCTCAGCGTTATAGGATGAGATGAGACCACAAAGTGGAATCCGGCTGAACAAGTTCATGCGTGGAAGCACGGCGTCCAGGATCTCACCGCCGACGTTCTCAAAGTAGACATCGATGCCATCGGGGCAAAGCTCGTCGAGCTTACCAGCAACATCATCCTTCTTGTAGTTGATGGTGCCATCGACACCTAGCTCGTCTTCCAGCATCTTGCATTTCTCATCAGTGCCGGCAATGCCAACCACTCGCATGCCTTTGATCTTGGCGATCTGACAAACGACGGTTCCTACAGCTCCTGCCGCCGCAGAGACAACGATGGTTTCTCCTTCTTTGGGTTTACCGATATCTAGGAGGCCGAAATAGGCTGTGGTCCCAGTCATCCCTAATGGCCCAAGCAAAGCTGATTTTGGAACATTGCCTAGGGGAGGAACTTTCTGAACGAAATCACCATTGCTGACCGCATGGGTTTGCCAACCGATGATGCCACTGACGATATCGCCTTTTTCAAAGCCAGAGTGCTTAGACTCAATCACTGTACCCACGCCACCAGCTCGCATCACTTCTCCGACTTGTACGGGAGGCATGTACTGGTCAATATCAGCCATCCAGATGCGGTTGGTAGGATCGAGGCTGATATAATCCGTTTGAATTAAGAATTCGCCGTCTTTCAGCTCGGGCACAGGAGCTTCAGCCATCTCAAAATCGTCTTGTTTCGCCATGCCTTCGGGCCGTCGGGCTAATTTGAAGTGTTTATTGAGGTACGTCATAGATCTCTCCTTCGCCTAAATAAGCTGTTGATATATGGGCAGTTTTACGGGGTCTGCCCTCAGATCGCAAGGGCCAATTACAAGAAAAGT
Encoded here:
- a CDS encoding GNAT family N-acetyltransferase; translation: MRNIKTPRTRLRGLVTEDLTSLIELMQDNDIVKHTGWRKPMAEDIIAEKLEAWKALEGNLGVWGAEHLADKELVGWFMMRYVEDQAPELGFMIRKKYWQQGFASEIAGTLLDYGHHELKLQKILAQCDRTNIASQKTLERCGMSLVREDDETCFYESCQNY
- a CDS encoding AraC family transcriptional regulator; protein product: MKWSRPISESSARIQKSIEFIRDNISRSITVADAAKIACYSEYHFQRLFKDEVGESFGAYVTRKKLETAAIKIAYGRDVNLTDIAFRYGYSSLSNFSKAFERFFGVRPSEIRDLIVKPPKKPGKLQDRYSKELVSKEMFTDEPHPTEEGLKVRFRNVEDNLKITMVEPFDVIFLSSRKGYEIEGVQGLWQEIEDYLQDLNLPSEQVDRFAICHDHPALFPKEKCRYDACLRYQPGLEALPFLRTTIPGGRFAVFSCKGPPEAVLDQYIEFSKVWLPRSGYEPTDFPVVDHLLPPDRAPYIQELWRHISRV
- a CDS encoding amidase, translating into MDFLKLDAIGQAEAIRNGDLDPKELMAAVLAVIEAKNPTINAVCSVAMETAWEKSSQRLQGPFAGVPFLIKDLLPYPGMRNSFGSRLFASHMATEAPDYVSAIDQSGLICIGKTAASEFGLLGSTESILEGVCKNPLDLSRSPGGSSGGAAAAVASGMVAMAHASDGGGSIRIPASHCGLFGFKPSHGRSRSALMAPEPYPIPLLVDHCISRTVRDSAQFLAITENTSKSRIYAPIGYVSGPRKIQYTIGYYLDDTSGNPAPMDAQRVLKETISRCRDLGHKLVELPSPKVDAEMLGEAFFAFAGSAIDNISQMMAPFLPSPIDDKLLEPFTLWVMNKFQGTSSERLVTLAKILKETHIMMTGFLQQVDMVLSPTQPGEARPIGYLSPDLDPELLMTRTQSLAGFTVLYNIAGAPAMSLPIGVGSSGLPIGSQFASSAGRDEDLLNLAYQLLT
- a CDS encoding TonB-dependent receptor plug domain-containing protein: MNKFLALFSLIFCPPLIANPKNDEEHKRDFPKDEPLEVIEVVSDRIEPLTKELKEDATAKTEVLSGDGLRKFGAQTLADAIRQAIGVDTQMFCANCGAKRISINGLRGEHTTILVDGFPMHSTVSSFYGIDAVPMIGIEKIEVHRGAGASLEVAESIGGAINLISQEPVRDSISFDFEQGSAGSRQTSILGSAVWQSGHLMLTVFDGFSPHWDIDDNHVAESPQRSTRAVSGQFKVDLGSHSRLSGRVSQSSLETIGGNTEGFKPNAYSPIQAETTDFDAGDVRLDYIGDIHRITELIEVKRSERALRWDLSLSNEASLAVMASQTTQNQDGIYSHAFDYNNEDKIDFASMTYRHLVGDHLLSLGVDYKDQRMTSFSQALYVDRSPPLSADNFVFYSRGVYLMDEWQVNSDVMINLALRTDQLDVRWRELGEELSEQVVAPRMLALVDHTEHISSRLAIGLGYRPPLTLFESEHGNSHDGFVVDIDEIERAESAVYAFSLNYPAWFSTWSAHYTKLKNMSYGIDRISQGLPILFVNADENFEIYAFDWFFGGKPSHDTEVQIGVERFLFSDSYAEKLPTAAIEFQASLDASLKHDWGQFDSQVTYVGPRNLARYGYDEHFNVYNTDVTSDQFGQVSEPKSTQVPGYVLAHLGYQLPLGSHFELKLRVTNLLDFTQTSWGDSPATWHWHETHAHFDNFHTWGPLQGREYVIGLRGSW
- a CDS encoding ATP-binding protein — translated: MESPHCRRSKGKSVTGEIFIKLRPSEENLVIEVWDDGQGLNIEKIRRKMNPSSAALTSKDLAHAIFQSGFLTKNQVNHVSGRGIGMDAVRNSLESHGASIHIKLRPEDYGCDQFTVFSFVIAIPRGYFVIQQD
- a CDS encoding NADP-dependent oxidoreductase, which encodes MTYLNKHFKLARRPEGMAKQDDFEMAEAPVPELKDGEFLIQTDYISLDPTNRIWMADIDQYMPPVQVGEVMRAGGVGTVIESKHSGFEKGDIVSGIIGWQTHAVSNGDFVQKVPPLGNVPKSALLGPLGMTGTTAYFGLLDIGKPKEGETIVVSAAAGAVGTVVCQIAKIKGMRVVGIAGTDEKCKMLEDELGVDGTINYKKDDVAGKLDELCPDGIDVYFENVGGEILDAVLPRMNLFSRIPLCGLISSYNAEKPVPGPYNFSQLLMKRVTLQGFIILDYQERMGEAVKELGQWMIEGKIKHKETVVEGFEKLPEALNMLFTGDNVGKLMVKV